A window of the Synechococcus sp. LTW-R genome harbors these coding sequences:
- a CDS encoding cytochrome c oxidase subunit II, with amino-acid sequence MSNSAPRPTLSRTAVVVWLVWLALLLGISLWMGQQSHHWLPVQASTAAPLVDDLFSLETAIGTFVFFGVVSVMVWVVLFNRAEKYDESDAFPIEGNTRLEVIWTAIPFVLVMAIAFWTIRASDKLGMLGPMEHIHLRNASEEVGGYPGDRLPAEQVEVIARQWSWEFRYPGSNVSSTELHLELDQPVSLRLVSEDVLHSLFIPAFRIKQDVVPGRAIDLNLTPTRTGVYRLRDAQFSGTWHAANQADVVVESTDDHRQWLEQGARQPLQPGLSVAVDEFAIRQTKANPGWATVPPAPPPQVNVPGDPQQPHDA; translated from the coding sequence ATGAGCAATAGCGCCCCCCGTCCAACCCTTTCGCGTACGGCTGTCGTCGTCTGGCTGGTCTGGCTTGCTCTTCTGCTGGGGATCAGCCTTTGGATGGGGCAGCAATCCCACCATTGGCTCCCGGTCCAGGCCTCCACCGCGGCTCCCCTGGTGGATGACCTCTTCAGCTTGGAGACCGCCATCGGCACCTTCGTCTTTTTCGGGGTGGTCTCGGTGATGGTCTGGGTGGTGCTCTTCAACCGGGCCGAGAAGTACGACGAGAGCGACGCCTTTCCGATTGAGGGCAACACCCGGTTGGAAGTGATCTGGACCGCCATTCCCTTTGTGCTGGTGATGGCGATTGCCTTCTGGACGATTCGCGCCAGCGACAAGCTGGGGATGTTGGGGCCGATGGAGCACATCCATCTGCGCAACGCCAGCGAGGAGGTGGGGGGCTATCCCGGCGATCGCTTGCCGGCCGAACAGGTGGAGGTGATCGCCCGCCAATGGTCCTGGGAGTTTCGCTATCCAGGCAGCAACGTCTCCTCGACGGAGCTGCACCTGGAGCTGGATCAACCCGTCAGCCTGCGGTTGGTCTCCGAAGACGTGCTCCACAGCCTCTTCATCCCCGCCTTCCGGATTAAGCAAGACGTGGTCCCGGGCCGGGCCATTGATCTGAATCTCACCCCCACCCGCACGGGGGTCTACCGCCTCCGGGATGCCCAGTTCAGCGGGACCTGGCATGCGGCAAACCAGGCCGATGTCGTGGTCGAAAGCACCGATGACCATCGGCAGTGGCTCGAGCAGGGCGCCCGTCAACCGCTGCAACCGGGCCTGAGCGTGGCCGTCGATGAGTTCGCGATTCGTCAGACCAAGGCCAACCCCGGTTGGGCGACCGTTCCTCCCGCTCCACCCCCTCAGGTGAATGTCCCTGGAGATCCCCAGCAGCCCCATGACGCCTGA
- a CDS encoding cbb3-type cytochrome c oxidase subunit I: MTIATFPPEPPPESSWKRYFGFCTDAKVIGIQYIVTAFFFFLIGGLLAMVIRGELITPAADLVDRSVYNGIYTMHGTIMLFLFIFPVLNGLNNLLIPTMIGAPDMAFPRLNAVAFWLVPVFGTILIASFFVPGGPAYAGWWSYPPVSLQNPAGHLFNGEGLWITAVALSGVSSIMGAINFVTTILRMRAPGMSLTRMPVFCWTAFAAQSLQLIGLPALTGGAIMLLMDLNFGTSFYRAEGGGDPVLYQHFFWFYSHPAVYVIILPVFGVFSELFPVYSRKPLFGYLYVAFASFIIVGLGLIVWVHHFFTSGVAQWMRNLFMVTTMLIAVPTGVKVFAWLGTLWGGKLRLTTPMLFCLGGLFNFVFAGITGIMLATVPIDIHVSNTYFVVGHFHYVIYGAAVMGIFAAIYHWFPKFTGRMPYEGLGKLHCLLTFVGANLNFLPMHPLGLMGMPRRVSSYDPEFTFWNVIASLGAFLLGVSIIPFLLNMVSSWIRGPKATHNPWNAIGLEWLLPSPPPEDNFGEEVPTVIARPYGYGSGEPLVEHQAELERKLVLQEAGQ, from the coding sequence ATGACCATCGCCACCTTTCCCCCCGAACCGCCACCGGAGAGCAGTTGGAAGCGCTACTTCGGCTTCTGCACCGATGCCAAGGTCATTGGCATTCAGTACATCGTCACGGCCTTCTTTTTCTTCCTGATCGGTGGCCTCTTGGCCATGGTGATCCGCGGGGAGTTGATTACGCCGGCGGCGGATCTCGTTGATCGCTCGGTCTACAACGGCATCTACACGATGCATGGAACAATCATGTTGTTCCTGTTCATCTTTCCGGTTCTCAATGGCCTCAATAACCTGCTGATCCCCACCATGATCGGCGCGCCGGACATGGCCTTTCCGCGGTTGAATGCGGTGGCGTTCTGGTTGGTTCCGGTCTTTGGAACGATTCTGATCGCCAGCTTTTTTGTGCCCGGTGGTCCGGCCTATGCCGGTTGGTGGAGTTATCCGCCGGTCAGTCTGCAGAACCCGGCGGGACATCTCTTTAACGGCGAAGGGCTCTGGATTACGGCGGTGGCGCTGTCAGGGGTCTCTTCGATCATGGGCGCGATCAACTTTGTGACCACGATCTTGAGAATGCGGGCCCCGGGCATGAGCCTGACCCGGATGCCGGTGTTTTGCTGGACCGCCTTCGCGGCCCAGTCGCTGCAATTGATTGGCCTGCCCGCGCTAACGGGCGGCGCGATCATGTTGCTGATGGATCTGAACTTCGGCACCAGCTTCTACCGGGCTGAAGGGGGTGGTGATCCGGTCCTCTATCAGCACTTCTTCTGGTTCTATTCCCACCCGGCTGTTTATGTGATCATCCTGCCGGTCTTTGGGGTCTTCTCAGAGCTCTTCCCGGTCTATTCCCGTAAGCCTCTCTTTGGTTACCTCTACGTCGCCTTTGCGTCCTTCATTATCGTCGGCCTCGGGCTGATTGTTTGGGTGCATCACTTCTTCACCAGTGGTGTGGCCCAGTGGATGCGCAATCTGTTCATGGTCACCACGATGCTGATTGCGGTGCCCACCGGGGTGAAGGTGTTCGCTTGGTTAGGCACCCTCTGGGGCGGCAAGTTGCGCCTGACCACCCCGATGCTGTTTTGCCTGGGTGGCCTCTTCAACTTCGTGTTTGCCGGCATCACCGGGATCATGCTGGCCACGGTGCCGATCGATATTCACGTCTCCAACACCTACTTCGTCGTCGGTCACTTCCACTACGTGATCTATGGGGCCGCGGTGATGGGGATCTTCGCGGCGATCTACCACTGGTTCCCGAAGTTCACCGGGCGGATGCCCTACGAGGGTCTGGGCAAGCTGCACTGCCTGCTGACCTTTGTGGGGGCGAATCTCAATTTCCTGCCGATGCACCCCCTGGGGCTGATGGGCATGCCGCGGCGGGTGTCGAGCTATGACCCGGAGTTCACCTTCTGGAATGTGATCGCCAGCTTGGGGGCCTTCCTACTTGGGGTGTCGATCATTCCCTTTCTCTTGAACATGGTCAGCTCCTGGATCCGGGGCCCCAAGGCCACCCACAACCCCTGGAATGCCATTGGCCTGGAGTGGCTGTTGCCCTCTCCGCCACCGGAGGACAACTTTGGGGAGGAGGTTCCAACGGTGATTGCCCGTCCCTATGGCTATGGCAGCGGTGAGCCGCTGGTGGAGCACCAGGCGGAACTGGAGCGCAAGCTCGTGCTGCAGGAGGCCGGGCAATGA
- a CDS encoding heme-copper oxidase subunit III — protein sequence MTSTTPQAELELHPKHNLTGFIIFLCSESVIFLAFFSGYALLKTSALDWLPPGVEGLEWKMPLVNTVVLVSSSGTIALAEHFKAKENMALFRGFWLLSMAMGAYFLFGQAVEWGGLKFGFTSGTFGGTFYLLTGFHGLHVATGILLMGLMLVKSFIPGNYAGGEQGVQATSLFWHFVDVIWIILFLLIYVWQ from the coding sequence ATGACCAGCACGACACCGCAGGCTGAGCTGGAGCTTCACCCCAAGCACAACCTCACCGGCTTCATCATTTTTCTGTGCTCGGAAAGTGTCATCTTTCTGGCCTTTTTCAGCGGCTACGCCCTGCTGAAGACCTCCGCCCTCGATTGGCTTCCCCCTGGTGTGGAGGGGTTGGAGTGGAAGATGCCACTGGTGAACACCGTGGTCTTGGTGTCGAGCTCGGGCACGATCGCCCTAGCCGAGCACTTCAAGGCCAAGGAGAACATGGCCCTCTTCCGCGGGTTCTGGCTCTTGAGTATGGCCATGGGGGCCTACTTCCTCTTCGGTCAGGCCGTTGAGTGGGGTGGTCTGAAGTTTGGTTTTACCTCCGGAACCTTTGGCGGAACCTTCTATCTCCTCACCGGTTTCCATGGTCTCCATGTGGCCACAGGAATCCTCTTGATGGGATTGATGTTGGTGAAGTCCTTTATCCCCGGGAATTACGCCGGTGGGGAGCAGGGCGTTCAGGCCACATCCCTCTTTTGGCACTTTGTGGATGTCATCTGGATCATCCTCTTTTTGCTGATCTACGTCTGGCAGTAG
- a CDS encoding GMC oxidoreductase has product MIIDDIHYDVIVIGSGAAGGTIAGQLAASGKRILLLERGGVMPLADQNVADVDLFRKDRYHPGEQWFGTDGDPFSPQTIYALGGNSKIWGGVLERMREREFGGLPLQEGAAPDWELTYGDFASYYDRAEQLYRVHGEAGVDPTEPGRTGPYGHTPRSFEPWVVELKAALERQGTHPYALPLTWSESAEDPTGDAELFGVDLAKQAENVCVRDRVKVRRLHVNPSGTEVRAVEAEIDGHAWLFSGDLVVLAAGAINTAAILLRSATEHHSRGLSNGSDQVGRNLMKPQLTSIIQLAAAPNSGRYGRSLGVTDYLWGDSNVSYPLGSIAAGGGVLQDALFAESPPVLSLVTKLMPNFGLEQLAARSVTWWAMSPVLPDAHNRVTLRGNHLQIHYLPNNREAHDRLVYRWIDTLKKVENDPLCHVVKPAPTHPRGEAPLTVMGSVCGTCRMGSNLATSVVDLQGRSHELANLYIADASVFPSCPTVGMGLTVIANALRIGDGLVKSL; this is encoded by the coding sequence ATGATCATTGACGACATTCACTACGACGTCATCGTGATCGGCAGCGGTGCTGCTGGCGGGACGATTGCGGGGCAGTTGGCTGCATCCGGTAAGCGCATCTTGCTGCTCGAGCGCGGTGGGGTGATGCCCCTAGCGGATCAGAACGTTGCTGACGTGGATCTGTTTCGCAAGGACCGCTACCACCCGGGTGAGCAGTGGTTTGGCACCGACGGGGACCCCTTCTCGCCCCAGACGATTTATGCCCTCGGCGGCAACAGCAAGATCTGGGGTGGCGTTCTCGAGCGGATGCGGGAACGGGAATTTGGTGGCCTGCCCCTGCAGGAGGGGGCGGCGCCCGATTGGGAATTGACCTACGGCGACTTCGCTTCGTATTACGACCGCGCCGAGCAGCTCTACCGGGTGCATGGCGAAGCGGGGGTGGATCCCACCGAGCCAGGCCGCACCGGCCCCTATGGCCATACCCCCCGCTCGTTTGAACCTTGGGTGGTGGAGCTCAAGGCCGCCCTGGAGCGCCAGGGCACCCATCCCTATGCCCTGCCCCTGACGTGGTCGGAATCCGCCGAAGACCCCACGGGCGATGCCGAGCTCTTTGGCGTCGATCTGGCGAAGCAGGCCGAGAACGTCTGCGTCCGTGACCGGGTGAAGGTGCGTCGCTTGCACGTCAACCCCAGCGGCACCGAGGTGCGGGCTGTGGAGGCGGAGATCGACGGACACGCCTGGTTGTTCAGTGGCGATCTCGTCGTCTTGGCGGCCGGCGCGATCAACACCGCGGCGATCCTCCTGCGCTCGGCGACCGAGCACCACAGCCGCGGGCTCTCCAACGGCTCCGATCAGGTGGGCCGCAACCTGATGAAGCCCCAGCTGACCTCGATCATTCAGTTGGCGGCAGCGCCGAACTCGGGGCGCTATGGCCGCAGCCTGGGGGTGACCGATTACCTCTGGGGCGACAGCAACGTCAGCTACCCCCTCGGCTCGATTGCGGCCGGTGGCGGTGTCCTGCAGGACGCCCTGTTTGCCGAATCACCACCGGTGCTGTCCTTGGTGACCAAGCTGATGCCCAACTTTGGCCTGGAGCAACTGGCTGCCCGTTCGGTGACCTGGTGGGCGATGAGCCCGGTCCTCCCCGATGCCCATAACCGGGTCACCCTGCGGGGCAATCACCTCCAGATCCACTACCTCCCCAACAACCGGGAGGCCCATGACCGTCTGGTCTACCGCTGGATCGACACCCTGAAGAAGGTGGAGAACGATCCGCTCTGCCATGTGGTCAAGCCGGCCCCCACGCACCCCCGCGGGGAGGCGCCCTTGACGGTGATGGGCAGTGTCTGCGGCACCTGTCGGATGGGCTCCAACCTCGCCACGTCCGTGGTGGATCTCCAGGGCCGAAGCCATGAGTTGGCCAACCTCTACATCGCCGATGCCAGCGTCTTCCCGAGCTGCCCGACTGTGGGGATGGGCCTCACCGTGATCGCCAATGCCCTGCGGATTGGCGATGGCTTGGTGAAGTCTCTCTAG
- a CDS encoding chloride channel protein: protein MVLRTRDLIRNLLQLSLLGVLVGVACWPFNMLDRWQDQLLNLLPAFSGEEWTPVALALACSPLVVVPVLLLLQRGIWSRGAGSGIPQTMTSIEHPVQASALLGWAPSLQRLALWGIASLALLPIGREGPVVQVGASAAHFLRKRFPNWFYGLGQAELLAVAGGAGLAGGFDTPLLGVVFVVEEFISAFSSTLIWPAMVVSGMAASFSNLAGQPMFALGTVGVEPMELAQVLWALPVGLLGGLVGAVFARLLLAGTRRGVGLARRYPLRLGLGVGAFLSLFLLVSGGTGGGDGELLMGRLLFGSSNGVELPHGLWTDLLTLIFRIIGPVLALSTGIPGGLIDPSFTFGAAMGQVIADLAGLPQLFLALGMVAGLSGATQLPVMSVLFGIRLAGDQQLLPGLLVACVLAAYVSRQFVTKPIYHALHSLTTTSP, encoded by the coding sequence GTGGTTCTGCGCACCCGCGACTTGATCCGCAACCTGTTGCAGTTGTCTCTGCTGGGTGTGCTGGTCGGTGTGGCCTGCTGGCCGTTCAACATGCTCGACCGCTGGCAGGATCAGCTGCTCAACCTGCTGCCCGCCTTCAGCGGAGAGGAGTGGACGCCGGTGGCGTTGGCGTTGGCCTGCTCACCGCTCGTGGTCGTGCCGGTGTTGCTGCTGCTGCAACGGGGGATTTGGTCGCGGGGAGCCGGCTCCGGCATTCCGCAGACGATGACCAGCATTGAGCATCCCGTCCAGGCCTCCGCCCTGCTCGGGTGGGCGCCCAGTTTGCAGCGCCTAGCCCTCTGGGGGATCGCCAGCTTGGCCCTGTTGCCGATTGGGAGGGAGGGACCGGTGGTGCAGGTCGGCGCCTCCGCGGCTCACTTTCTGCGCAAGCGTTTTCCCAATTGGTTCTACGGCTTGGGGCAGGCCGAGCTGTTGGCGGTGGCCGGTGGTGCTGGCTTAGCGGGTGGTTTTGATACCCCGCTTCTCGGGGTGGTGTTTGTGGTCGAGGAGTTCATCAGTGCCTTCTCCTCGACCTTGATCTGGCCGGCCATGGTGGTCAGTGGCATGGCGGCCTCCTTCAGCAACCTGGCCGGTCAGCCGATGTTTGCCTTGGGCACCGTCGGCGTGGAGCCGATGGAATTGGCCCAGGTGCTCTGGGCCCTTCCGGTGGGCTTGCTCGGCGGTCTGGTGGGGGCGGTCTTTGCCCGTTTGCTGCTGGCTGGGACACGCCGGGGTGTGGGTTTGGCCCGCCGTTATCCGCTGCGTCTTGGTCTTGGTGTTGGTGCCTTCCTGAGCCTGTTCCTGTTGGTGAGCGGCGGAACCGGTGGCGGCGACGGGGAGTTGCTGATGGGCCGCCTGCTGTTCGGCTCATCCAATGGTGTGGAGCTTCCCCACGGGCTATGGACCGATCTCCTCACCCTCATCTTCCGAATCATTGGCCCGGTTCTTGCCCTCTCTACGGGCATCCCAGGGGGCTTGATTGATCCCTCCTTCACCTTTGGTGCGGCGATGGGCCAGGTGATTGCTGATCTCGCCGGGTTGCCCCAACTCTTTTTGGCCTTGGGCATGGTCGCGGGACTCTCGGGCGCGACCCAGCTACCGGTGATGTCGGTGCTCTTTGGGATTCGCTTAGCGGGTGACCAGCAACTGTTGCCAGGACTCCTGGTGGCTTGTGTCCTGGCGGCCTATGTGAGCCGTCAGTTCGTGACCAAGCCGATTTATCACGCCCTCCATTCTCTTACGACGACGTCTCCGTAA
- a CDS encoding NAD(P)/FAD-dependent oxidoreductase, with protein MAPERFFLELTPPSELLRTAPHVVIVGGGFAGLRAAHVLAGKTVRVTLIDRRNFNLFQPLLYQVASGLVSQTDVASPLRVMLGESENIQILMGEVEDINTDEKEVVFNNRRYKYDHLVLAAGATSSYFGHDEWRSEAIPMKTLEDAYAIRRQVLKSLEEAEQTPDLERRKWLQSVVVIGGGPTGCELAASLNDLMRHTLERDFMQIDPTHCKVTLVDPGDRVLRAMDPQLSQSAGGHLKVKGVELLLGGRVKDISDGKVVVTTPNGEVSLEASTICWTAGVAASPLGKLLAERSGCEVDRGGRVVVEPDFSIKGHGEIRVIGDLCSYSHTRDGKPLPGMAGPAVQMGGWVAKDILAKCQSQANPAFQFTDFGSMAVVGPLFAVANLRGLKISGSLGWILWGFAHLAFMPANESRLTLLTKWLWMIATRERSALVITETSS; from the coding sequence ATGGCTCCCGAACGGTTCTTTCTCGAGCTAACCCCACCGTCTGAACTGCTGCGAACAGCACCCCATGTGGTGATCGTCGGAGGTGGGTTCGCCGGTCTACGGGCAGCCCACGTGTTGGCGGGGAAAACCGTTCGCGTCACCCTGATCGACAGGCGCAACTTCAACCTCTTCCAGCCGCTGCTCTATCAAGTGGCCTCCGGGTTGGTCTCCCAGACCGATGTCGCCTCCCCCCTGCGCGTGATGTTGGGTGAGTCCGAAAACATCCAAATCCTGATGGGGGAAGTGGAGGACATCAATACCGATGAGAAGGAGGTGGTCTTCAACAACCGCCGCTACAAGTACGACCATCTCGTGCTCGCGGCCGGGGCCACCAGCAGCTACTTCGGCCATGACGAATGGCGCAGTGAAGCCATTCCAATGAAGACCCTTGAGGATGCCTACGCCATCCGGCGCCAGGTCCTCAAGTCTCTGGAGGAAGCCGAGCAGACCCCTGACCTGGAGAGGCGCAAGTGGCTGCAGTCCGTCGTCGTCATCGGCGGTGGGCCGACCGGCTGTGAGCTGGCGGCATCCCTCAACGATCTGATGCGGCACACCCTCGAGCGGGACTTCATGCAGATCGATCCCACCCACTGCAAGGTGACCCTGGTGGATCCCGGTGATCGCGTCCTGCGGGCCATGGATCCCCAGCTCTCACAATCCGCTGGAGGCCATCTCAAAGTCAAAGGGGTGGAGCTCCTGCTGGGGGGCCGTGTCAAAGACATCAGCGACGGCAAGGTCGTCGTCACGACGCCCAATGGCGAAGTCAGCCTGGAGGCCAGCACGATCTGTTGGACCGCCGGGGTCGCCGCCTCCCCCCTCGGGAAGCTGCTGGCCGAACGCAGCGGCTGCGAGGTGGACCGGGGCGGCCGCGTTGTCGTCGAACCCGATTTTTCAATCAAGGGCCACGGCGAGATCCGCGTCATCGGGGACCTCTGCAGCTACAGCCACACCCGCGATGGCAAACCCCTCCCCGGCATGGCCGGTCCAGCGGTGCAGATGGGGGGCTGGGTGGCCAAGGACATCCTGGCGAAGTGCCAAAGCCAGGCCAACCCCGCCTTTCAGTTCACCGACTTCGGCAGCATGGCCGTGGTCGGCCCCCTCTTTGCGGTGGCCAACCTGCGCGGCCTGAAGATCAGCGGCAGCCTGGGTTGGATCCTCTGGGGCTTCGCCCATTTGGCCTTCATGCCCGCCAACGAAAGCCGGCTGACCTTGCTGACCAAATGGCTCTGGATGATTGCCACCCGCGAGCGCTCGGCCCTCGTGATTACGGAGACGTCGTCGTAA
- a CDS encoding triacylglycerol lipase produces MTNQPVVILGGFLIGVEAYEPMRLWLEDSLNQPVVVVPATRLDWLLTSTGWGWRRLLDRTAALVESAAGQSTTGKLTLIGHSSGGVMLRLLLSSDPWMGRCYGAQRWVDRLYTLGSPHTALRATAMRAFVDQRWPGAFFVPAVDYVAVAGELELAEGFDLSRRVAKRSYTAISGDPEAAGDGLVPVGSALLAGAQPLVLPGVAHGGAFGPRWYGTPEVVERWWRG; encoded by the coding sequence ATGACTAACCAGCCCGTCGTCATCCTTGGTGGCTTTTTGATTGGTGTGGAGGCCTACGAGCCGATGCGCTTGTGGCTTGAGGATTCCCTCAATCAGCCGGTTGTTGTTGTTCCCGCGACGCGGCTGGATTGGTTGTTGACCTCGACGGGCTGGGGTTGGCGTCGTCTGCTGGATCGCACGGCTGCGTTGGTGGAGAGCGCGGCTGGGCAATCCACCACGGGCAAGCTGACCTTGATTGGGCACAGCTCAGGCGGGGTGATGTTGCGCCTGCTGCTCAGCTCAGATCCCTGGATGGGGCGTTGCTATGGCGCCCAGCGTTGGGTCGATCGCCTTTACACCTTGGGCAGTCCCCACACGGCGCTTCGGGCGACGGCGATGCGCGCCTTTGTCGACCAGCGCTGGCCGGGAGCCTTCTTCGTTCCGGCCGTCGACTACGTCGCGGTGGCGGGAGAGTTGGAGTTGGCGGAGGGCTTCGACTTGAGCCGCCGGGTGGCCAAGCGTTCCTACACCGCGATCAGCGGAGATCCGGAGGCTGCCGGTGATGGTTTGGTGCCCGTGGGTTCGGCCTTGTTGGCTGGAGCTCAGCCGTTGGTTCTGCCGGGGGTGGCCCATGGCGGAGCCTTTGGACCGCGCTGGTACGGCACGCCGGAGGTGGTCGAGCGCTGGTGGAGGGGTTGA
- a CDS encoding metallophosphoesterase, which produces MHRRALLLLLAGAATSAVAVGTSWAQVATPPPLSTTRFLAVGDVGSGNVHQRAVGTQMAAVHRRKPVDLVLLAGDNIYPSGDIRKVQSTFLTPYAELLAAKVPFHAVLGNHDIRTANGNPQVAYKPYGMKGRFYSVRRGEVEFFMLDTNGNAPWTSQLSWLRSALAKSQAPWKVVVGHHPIYSSGLYGNNPGLRGKLSSLMQRHGVQLYINGHEHHYERSKPIEGITYLIVGGGGAYLRPVIAKPQSAKAVSVYSFAELQAGPDSLTIRGWDRDGKLIDQGVITRR; this is translated from the coding sequence ATGCACCGTCGCGCACTGCTGCTGCTCCTGGCTGGAGCGGCGACGTCCGCTGTTGCGGTTGGAACCAGTTGGGCCCAGGTCGCGACCCCGCCCCCCCTGAGCACGACCCGCTTCTTAGCGGTGGGTGACGTCGGTAGTGGCAATGTCCACCAGCGGGCCGTGGGCACGCAGATGGCGGCGGTCCATCGCCGCAAGCCCGTCGACCTGGTGCTGCTGGCCGGGGACAACATCTACCCCTCAGGAGATATTCGCAAGGTTCAGTCCACCTTCCTGACTCCCTACGCCGAGTTGCTGGCCGCCAAGGTCCCCTTCCATGCGGTCTTGGGGAACCACGACATCCGCACTGCTAACGGCAACCCCCAGGTGGCCTACAAGCCTTACGGCATGAAGGGCCGCTTCTACAGCGTCCGCCGCGGCGAGGTCGAATTTTTCATGTTGGATACCAACGGCAACGCCCCCTGGACATCCCAGTTGTCCTGGCTGCGTTCGGCCCTCGCCAAGAGTCAGGCCCCTTGGAAAGTTGTGGTGGGCCATCACCCGATTTATTCCTCGGGCCTCTACGGCAACAACCCCGGCCTACGGGGCAAGTTGAGCTCCTTGATGCAGCGCCATGGGGTGCAGCTCTACATCAATGGCCATGAACACCACTACGAGCGCAGCAAGCCGATCGAGGGCATCACCTATTTGATCGTCGGCGGTGGCGGCGCCTATCTCCGCCCGGTGATCGCCAAACCCCAATCCGCCAAGGCGGTCAGCGTCTACAGCTTCGCGGAGCTGCAGGCCGGGCCCGACAGCTTGACCATCCGGGGCTGGGACCGCGACGGCAAGCTGATCGACCAGGGCGTGATTACCCGGCGTTAA
- a CDS encoding iron ABC transporter permease, protein MARGPLPQRSLLSVGVLLVCAAALAPVAWLSWFALGGAGFESLNLGDEGPLQVGNTLGLVVLVGALAAGLGTGTGWLTARCEFPGRRLLRIAQLLPLATPSYLLAATWIDLGSRFGHRIYGFGPTLTVMVLSTYSYVFLLSTESFSVSGKRQLEACRSLGVGPWGSFWRVALPMALPSIGAGVALTGMEVVNELGAVQLLGVPTLSSGILMRWQQEGDPQAAVALALMALVIVGLLVGAERTLRRRSRCWTISGGGEPEQRWSLDGPQRWLSQLFCLTPPLLSLGLPLVWAAFSWDQLQGEDSAELLELGLRSFGLALVAAVLTVVVSLVLSIAKRWIPNAGLRRLTFAAGLGYAIPGTVLALALMLIGGPLALAPLLLLVWGYVDRFLAVSKGGLDAALERIPPSVDEAATSLGQSWGGVLQRIHLPLLQGPLLMGSLLVFVDTVKELPLTFALRPFDFDTLAVRVYQYASDERVGAALIPALLILSLGLMASAALIPSLERLEQR, encoded by the coding sequence TTGGCACGGGGACCACTGCCGCAGCGCAGCCTGCTCAGCGTCGGGGTACTGCTGGTCTGTGCCGCAGCGTTAGCCCCGGTGGCCTGGCTGAGCTGGTTTGCCCTCGGCGGCGCAGGCTTCGAGAGCTTGAACCTTGGCGATGAGGGGCCCCTCCAGGTGGGCAACACCCTGGGCTTGGTGGTGCTGGTGGGGGCCCTCGCCGCAGGCCTCGGAACAGGGACGGGCTGGCTGACGGCCCGCTGTGAATTCCCGGGACGCCGCCTGCTGCGCATCGCCCAATTGCTGCCCCTGGCCACGCCCAGCTATCTGCTGGCGGCCACCTGGATCGACCTCGGCAGTCGCTTCGGCCATCGCATCTACGGCTTTGGGCCAACCCTGACGGTGATGGTCCTGAGCACCTACAGCTATGTCTTTCTGCTCTCCACGGAGAGCTTCTCGGTCAGCGGCAAGCGCCAGCTCGAAGCCTGCCGCAGCCTCGGCGTCGGTCCCTGGGGAAGCTTCTGGCGCGTCGCCCTGCCGATGGCACTGCCCTCGATTGGAGCCGGGGTCGCCCTCACCGGCATGGAGGTCGTCAACGAACTCGGGGCGGTGCAACTGCTCGGCGTCCCGACCCTGTCCTCGGGAATCCTGATGCGCTGGCAGCAGGAGGGGGACCCGCAGGCCGCGGTCGCCCTGGCCTTGATGGCCCTGGTGATCGTCGGCCTACTGGTGGGCGCCGAGCGGACCCTGCGGCGCCGGAGCCGCTGCTGGACCATCAGCGGCGGCGGTGAGCCGGAACAGCGCTGGAGCCTGGACGGGCCTCAACGCTGGCTCAGCCAACTCTTCTGCCTGACGCCACCCCTATTGAGCCTGGGGCTTCCCTTGGTTTGGGCGGCCTTCAGTTGGGACCAACTCCAAGGCGAAGACAGCGCCGAACTGCTGGAACTCGGACTGCGCTCCTTTGGCCTAGCCCTGGTCGCGGCCGTCTTGACGGTGGTCGTCAGCCTCGTGCTTTCCATCGCCAAGCGCTGGATCCCCAACGCCGGACTGCGGCGACTGACCTTCGCGGCGGGGCTGGGCTACGCCATCCCCGGCACCGTGCTGGCCTTGGCGCTGATGCTCATCGGCGGCCCCCTGGCCCTGGCGCCGTTGTTGTTGCTGGTTTGGGGCTACGTCGATCGCTTCCTCGCGGTCTCCAAAGGCGGCCTCGACGCGGCGCTTGAGCGCATCCCGCCCAGCGTTGATGAAGCCGCCACCTCCCTCGGTCAGAGCTGGGGCGGGGTCCTGCAACGCATTCACCTGCCGCTGCTGCAGGGCCCCTTGCTGATGGGCAGCCTGCTGGTCTTTGTCGACACGGTGAAGGAACTCCCCCTCACCTTCGCCTTACGGCCGTTTGACTTCGACACCCTGGCGGTGCGGGTCTATCAGTACGCCAGCGATGAACGGGTGGGCGCCGCCCTGATTCCGGCCCTGCTGATCTTGAGCTTGGGGCTGATGGCCTCCGCTGCCTTGATCCCCAGCCTGGAGCGACTGGAGCAGCGTTAA